Genomic segment of Fibrobacter sp. UWH6:
AAAAGGATCAGAGCCTGCTGTAATAAAACTTCTTTTGTGGTCATGATTCAAATATACTTTTTATGTACCGCTAGGTACAAGGATGCGGCCCCACTTGGGCGGAATTATGACGGTAATTTTGCCGTTGCTGATTTTGATGAAATCGTTGGAAAGAAGGTCTCGCAGATTTTTCAAGGAATTCATTTTAGGTGTGCGCGTAAAATGTCTGCGCAAGTCAATTTCAAATTGAACGGGTGCGTCCTGGAGATTTATAAGAACAAGGGCATCACCATTTTGGTGTGTTCGCCAGAAGGCCAATTGTTGGGAGTGAACGAATTCCTGTTGATAGCCGCCATCGCGCAAGGCGTCGCAATCCAAGCGGATGCCTGCCAGGTGACGGATTTCGGAAAGTAGATTTTCTTTGTCCGTAGAGTTTGCAGGTAGAACGGCCGCAGACTTTGGGTAATTATCGAAACGAATGCGGCCCTGCTCGATGTGCATAGAGGGACGCAAATTCCAGTCGTCGCAACCGCCCTTAATTGCTTCCAAACCAAATTCCTCGCCGTAATAAATAGTGGGCACTCCCGGCATGGTATAGAACAGCAGATGCTGAACGAAATTGTCCTGCTTATTTTTCAGCTGGCTGTAAATGCGGTTGGTGTCATGATTCTCGTTAAAAAGCTGGAGTCTCGCGCCCTTGCAGGTTCCGCTCTTGTCATCAAAAAATTGATTCAAGTTGTAGGCCAGTTCAAACATGTTCCCGTCATTCAGGGAACTCCAGCAGGATTTATAGGTCTGATAGTTGGTCACGGAGTTTAGGCCCGCTTCAAGCCAACGCCTGGGATCTCCGAAAACCACTTCTCCCATCATCCAGAAATCCGCACGCTTTTGGTGGCAGGCGGTTGCAAGATGTCGCAGAAAATCTAAATCCATATCCTCCGCGGCGTCAATACGGATTCCGTCAATGCCAAATTCATCCATCCAGTATTCTGCACAATGAATCAGTTCTCGCTCCACTTCGGGATTCCGCAGGTTGAACGCTGGCAGTTCCTGAAAGCCGGCCCAGCAATCCACTGTAAAGGAGTCTCCGCAAAGGTTGGGCGTATTGAATCGCGGATTGCGATACCAGCCCGCATAAGGGGAATTCTGCCCCTTTTCCCGAAGGTCCCTGTAGGCGAAATGATGTCTGGAGGAATGGTTCCACACGGCATCGAAAAACACATGGAATCCGGCATTATGAAAGTCGCGGACCATCTGCTTCAAGTCCTCGTTATTTCCTAGGCGGGGGTCCAGCTGGTACATGTCTGTCACGTCGTAACCGTGGGTCTCGCTTTTAAAAACGGGACCCAGCAAGATGGAATCAGCCCGCAAGCTTTGCAAGTGAGGAATAAGGCTAGTGAGCACGCGGATGTTTCGGTAGGGCACGTGATTCGTGCTTGCGTTGGAAATGACGCCATCGGCGACATTACGTAATGCTCCCAGCGGGAAAACGTGATAAATGTGATTCGGCCTCATGGGAACCTCCCTAAAAATTACATATACCGTTCGGTATATTACAAATATAGTATACCGATTGGTATATTTGCAAGAGGAGAGTGAAAATTTCCGAAAAAGAGACTTCGAAATAGGAAAATGCAGTGGGCGTATAAAAAAAGGAACGCTTTCGCGCCCCTTCTTATCTCTCTCATTTTTTGTTCTACTTATCAGCAATCTCAGAGCTGATGGACATTAGCGGGTTCAGCGGATCCGTGTCAATCAAGTCAAGGTGCTTCACCATGTGGAGGGTGCC
This window contains:
- a CDS encoding alpha-amylase family glycosyl hydrolase, with protein sequence MRPNHIYHVFPLGALRNVADGVISNASTNHVPYRNIRVLTSLIPHLQSLRADSILLGPVFKSETHGYDVTDMYQLDPRLGNNEDLKQMVRDFHNAGFHVFFDAVWNHSSRHHFAYRDLREKGQNSPYAGWYRNPRFNTPNLCGDSFTVDCWAGFQELPAFNLRNPEVERELIHCAEYWMDEFGIDGIRIDAAEDMDLDFLRHLATACHQKRADFWMMGEVVFGDPRRWLEAGLNSVTNYQTYKSCWSSLNDGNMFELAYNLNQFFDDKSGTCKGARLQLFNENHDTNRIYSQLKNKQDNFVQHLLFYTMPGVPTIYYGEEFGLEAIKGGCDDWNLRPSMHIEQGRIRFDNYPKSAAVLPANSTDKENLLSEIRHLAGIRLDCDALRDGGYQQEFVHSQQLAFWRTHQNGDALVLINLQDAPVQFEIDLRRHFTRTPKMNSLKNLRDLLSNDFIKISNGKITVIIPPKWGRILVPSGT